The Streptomyces sp. NBC_00435 nucleotide sequence CCCCCGACGGTCTGGGCGGGGTCACCGGGACAGGTGTCCACGAGGACGTACCGGCCCGGCTGGTCCTGCGCTCGGTGGGGTACCAGGGCGTCCCGCTGCCCGGCCTGCCCTTCGACGAGCGCCGCGGCACGGTCCCCCACGCGGCGGGCCGGGTGGTGCGGGACGGCCGGGCGTCGGTCGGCGAGTACGTGGCGGGCTGGATCAAGCGCGGCCCGACCGGGGTGATCGGCACCAACCGGCCGTGCGCCAAGGAGACGGTCTCCTCACTGCTCCAGGACGCGGGGGCCCTGGCCCGGCGCGACCGGGAGCGGGACCCGCTGGAGGCCTTGCGCGCCGCGGGGCTGCGGCCCGTCCAGTGGCCGGGGTGGTTGGCCATCGAGGAGGCGGAGGCCGAGCTCGGCCGGTCCCTGGGCCGGCGCTCCGTCAAGATCCCGGACTGGCCGGGCCTGCTGACGGCGGCGGGCCGGGCGGACTGAGGCCGTCAGCCGGTGATCCGCGCCTCCTCGGCGGCGGCCGCCGTGAGGACGCTGTCGAGGAGACCGGGGAACAGCTCCGCCAGCTCGGCGCGGCGCAGTCCGTTCAGTTTGGTGGTGCCCCGGTAACACTGGCGCACCACCCCGCTCTCGCGCAGGACCCGGAAGTGGTGCGTGGTCGTGGACTTGGTGACCGGGAGCTCGAAGTGCGAGCAGGCCAGCTCGGTGTCCATGGCGGCGAGGTCGCGGACGATGGTCAGTCGGACCGGGTCGGAGAGGGCGTGGAGGACGCCTTCCAGCCGGATCTCCGAGACCTCCGGGTGGTCGAGGACACGGGCCGCCTCACGTTGCGTCATGTCCGTACTCCACTCGCTCGGGTGATCCGGGGTCTGCGCCCATCGTACGAGAACCGTCGTAGGAGCGGATGCGGTCCGGTGGGACACGGCGCCGGGACCGGGCCCCGGCGCCGCCCCCGTTCACCAGGACCGGTGGTACTGGTCGGGCGTACGGATCTCCGCGCCGAGCTCGGCGGCCGCGCGGCGGGCCCAGAACGGATCGCGCAGCAGCTCCCGGCCCAGCAGGACCGCGTCGGCCTCGCCGTTGGCCAGGATCTTCTCGGCCTGCTCCGGTTCGGTGATCAGACCCACGGCGGCGACCGGGAGCGTGGTCTCGGCCTTGACCCGGGCCGCGAAGGGCACCTGGTAGGCAGGGCCGACCGGAATCGTCACGCCGGGCGCGAGGCCGCCGGTGGAGACGTCGAGGAGGTCCACGCCGTGCTCCTGGAGCAGCGCGGCCAGCCTGACGGTCTCGTCGGCGGTCCAGCCGTCCTCCTCCAGCCAGTCGGTGGCGGAGATCCGGAAGAACAGCGGCAGCTCCTCGGGCCACACGGCCCTTACGGCGTCGACGACTTCGACGGCGAGCCGGGTGCGGTTCTCGAAGGAGCCGCCGTAGGCGTCGGTGCGCCTGTTGCTGTGCGGGGAGAGGAACTGGCCGATCAGGTATCCGTGGGCGCCGTGGATCTCGACGACCTGGTAGCCGGCGGCCAGCGAGCGCCGGGCCGCCGCCGCGAACTGTTCCACGACCTCCCGGACCTCCCCGGCCGTCAGCTCGTGCGGGACCGGGTGGCCCTCGGCGAAGGGGACGGCGCTCGGGGCGCTGGGCTGCCAGCCGTGCGCCTCGGGTCCGAGGGGGCGCCCGCCCTCCCAGGTGCGATCGGTGGACGCCTTGCGGCCGGCGTGGGCGAGCTGGATGCCGGGGACCGCGCCCCGGGCCTTGACGAAGGAGGTGATCCGGCGCAGCGCCTCGACCTGGGTGTCGTTCCAGATCCCGAGGTCGTACGGCGAGATCCGCCCCTCCGGGGAGACTGCCGTGGCCTCCTGGACGATCAGACCGGTGCCGCCGGTGGCGCGGGCCGCGTAGTGCGCGAAGTGCCAGTCGTCGGCCACTCCGGCGTGCGGACCGGAGGCCTCGGCGCTGTACTGGCACATCGGGGCCATCCACACGCGGTTCGGGATGGTGACCGAGCGGATGGTCCAAGGCTGGAACAGGGCGGCGAAGGCAGCGGGGGCAGCACTCATGAGGGCTCTCCAGAGGTGACCGGACGCGCACCGGGGACCGGCGGCTAAGTACGAGGAACACCGTACTACGAATGCTCTCGTAGTACGAGGGTCCCCGTACAACCGGAAACACCCGCACGCGCGTCGACCGGCCGTTGTTAGTGGCCGGGTGCAGACTGGCCGAAAAGCCGCCTCGAGGCTCTGAGGGACAACGACGTCCGGAGGTGTCGGCCATGACCGACGTGGTACTGCTCGCGGGGACCCGAAAGGGCCTGTTCATCGGTCGCCGGGACTCCCGTGGCACATGGGAGTTCGGCCCGCCCCACTTCAACGCCCAGGCCGTCTCGGCCGTGGCCATCGACCGGCGCGGCCCCTCGCCCCGGCTGCTGGCCGGCGGGGACAGCTCGCACTGGGGGCCGTCCGTCTTCAGCTCCGACGACCTCGGCGCGACCTGGCGGGAGCCCGCCGCGGCCGCCGTGAAGTTCCCCCAGGACACCGGAGCCTCCCTGGAGCGGGTCTGGCAGCTGCATCCGGCCGGACCCGAGGCCCCCGGCGTGGTCTACGCGGGGACCGAGCCGGCCGCCCTGTTCCGCTCGGCCGACCGCGGCGAGTCCTTCGAGCTGGTCCGGCCCCTGTGGGAACACCCGAGCCGGGACAAGTGGGTCCCGGGCGGCGGTGGCGAGGGACTGCACACCGTGATCACCGACCCGCGCGACCCCGACCTGATCACGGTGGCCGTCTCCACGGCCGGGGTGTTCCGGACCAAGGACGGCGGGGCGAGCTGGGCCCCGTCCAACAGCGGGGTCTCGGCGGTGTTCCTGCCGGATCCGGATCCGGAGTTCGGTCAGTGCGTCCACAAGATCGCCCAGGACGCGGCCGACACGGACCGGCTGTACCTGCAGAACCACTGGGGCGTGTATCGCAGCGACGAC carries:
- a CDS encoding WD40/YVTN/BNR-like repeat-containing protein; translation: MTDVVLLAGTRKGLFIGRRDSRGTWEFGPPHFNAQAVSAVAIDRRGPSPRLLAGGDSSHWGPSVFSSDDLGATWREPAAAAVKFPQDTGASLERVWQLHPAGPEAPGVVYAGTEPAALFRSADRGESFELVRPLWEHPSRDKWVPGGGGEGLHTVITDPRDPDLITVAVSTAGVFRTKDGGASWAPSNSGVSAVFLPDPDPEFGQCVHKIAQDAADTDRLYLQNHWGVYRSDDAGARWTDIGAGLPSDFGFAVAAHPHRPDTAYVFPLNADSDRVPAEHRCRVFRTADAGASWEPLTKGLPAGDHYGTVLRDALCTDDADPAGIYFGNRNGELYASHDDGDSWQLLAEHLPDVLCVRAAALD
- a CDS encoding ArsR/SmtB family transcription factor: MTQREAARVLDHPEVSEIRLEGVLHALSDPVRLTIVRDLAAMDTELACSHFELPVTKSTTTHHFRVLRESGVVRQCYRGTTKLNGLRRAELAELFPGLLDSVLTAAAAEEARITG
- a CDS encoding NADH:flavin oxidoreductase/NADH oxidase, producing MSAAPAAFAALFQPWTIRSVTIPNRVWMAPMCQYSAEASGPHAGVADDWHFAHYAARATGGTGLIVQEATAVSPEGRISPYDLGIWNDTQVEALRRITSFVKARGAVPGIQLAHAGRKASTDRTWEGGRPLGPEAHGWQPSAPSAVPFAEGHPVPHELTAGEVREVVEQFAAAARRSLAAGYQVVEIHGAHGYLIGQFLSPHSNRRTDAYGGSFENRTRLAVEVVDAVRAVWPEELPLFFRISATDWLEEDGWTADETVRLAALLQEHGVDLLDVSTGGLAPGVTIPVGPAYQVPFAARVKAETTLPVAAVGLITEPEQAEKILANGEADAVLLGRELLRDPFWARRAAAELGAEIRTPDQYHRSW